Proteins co-encoded in one Acidithiobacillus caldus ATCC 51756 genomic window:
- a CDS encoding YicC/YloC family endoribonuclease: protein MLKSMTGFARVEAQGSWGSLAWELRSVNHRFLEVSMHLPETLNALEGELRSRVGKALARGRVDVWLRHQTAAGVHLQLNTALAAELRGLLGELADLWDLSDYRLSPLEVLGWPGVVQSGNPGSSELPDLALRYFDAALAQLQETRTREGKALEELILQRLDAMRAQSAALRAVLPEIETLLRERLRARLQELAQQVEPGRWEQELLFYLQRQDVAEELDRLDTHVEELARILRRAEPVGRRLDFLVQELNREANTLGAKAGDNRLTHAAVELKVLIEQIREQIQNVE, encoded by the coding sequence ATGCTCAAGAGTATGACGGGTTTTGCGCGAGTGGAGGCTCAAGGCTCCTGGGGAAGCCTTGCCTGGGAGCTGCGCAGCGTCAACCATCGCTTCCTGGAGGTTTCCATGCACCTGCCCGAGACCCTCAATGCCTTGGAGGGAGAGCTGCGCAGCCGGGTAGGTAAGGCTTTGGCGCGCGGACGGGTGGACGTGTGGTTGCGTCATCAGACGGCGGCGGGTGTCCATTTGCAACTCAATACCGCCCTGGCCGCCGAGTTGCGCGGGCTTCTGGGCGAGCTGGCGGATCTCTGGGATCTGTCGGACTACCGTCTGTCGCCTCTGGAAGTGCTGGGCTGGCCGGGAGTCGTGCAGTCCGGGAATCCCGGGTCGTCCGAGCTTCCGGATCTCGCGCTACGCTACTTCGATGCGGCTCTCGCACAGTTGCAGGAGACGCGCACGCGCGAAGGAAAAGCCCTCGAGGAACTGATCCTGCAGCGTCTCGACGCCATGCGCGCGCAGAGTGCGGCGCTGCGCGCCGTCCTGCCGGAGATCGAAACCCTCCTGCGCGAGCGTCTGCGCGCGCGTTTGCAGGAACTGGCGCAGCAGGTGGAGCCCGGTCGCTGGGAGCAGGAATTGCTGTTCTACTTGCAGCGCCAAGATGTCGCCGAAGAACTGGACCGTCTGGATACCCACGTGGAAGAATTGGCGCGCATCCTGCGGCGGGCGGAGCCCGTGGGACGGCGCCTGGACTTTCTGGTCCAGGAGCTCAATCGCGAGGCCAATACCCTGGGTGCCAAGGCCGGTGACAACCGACTCACCCACGCGGCGGTGGAACTGAAGGTCTTGATCGAGCAGATACGGGAGCAGATCCAGAATGTGGAATGA
- a CDS encoding branched-chain amino acid transaminase translates to MSMADRDGFIWMDGKLLPWREATVHGLTHTLHYGLGCFEGERAYATPRGAAIFRLTEHTKRLFNSAKILQMEIPFSHAEIDAATKEVVRANGLESAYIRPLVFYGAEGMGLGAKGLKAHVLIAAWPWGSYLGQEALEHGIRVKVSSYSRHHVNIHLCKAKATGNYMNSMLAHGEAHRGGYDEALLLDREGYVAEGSGENVFMVRDGVLYTPTLTSALEGITRDTILRFARDAGLPIVEKQLTRDEFYIADEAFFTGTAAEVTPIREIDDRIIGNGRRGEITALLQSRYFDTVSGKRDDHPEWLHHVG, encoded by the coding sequence ATGTCGATGGCAGATCGCGACGGTTTCATCTGGATGGACGGCAAACTGTTACCCTGGCGTGAGGCCACGGTGCACGGGCTCACCCACACCCTGCACTATGGTCTCGGCTGCTTCGAGGGCGAGCGTGCCTACGCAACCCCACGTGGCGCCGCCATTTTTCGCTTGACCGAACACACCAAGCGTTTGTTCAACAGCGCCAAGATCTTGCAGATGGAGATTCCCTTCAGCCACGCCGAAATCGATGCTGCGACCAAGGAAGTCGTGCGCGCCAACGGCCTGGAATCCGCCTACATACGACCGCTCGTCTTCTATGGCGCCGAAGGCATGGGTCTGGGCGCCAAGGGCCTCAAGGCGCACGTGCTCATTGCCGCCTGGCCCTGGGGCAGCTACCTTGGACAGGAAGCCCTGGAACACGGTATTCGCGTCAAGGTCAGCTCCTACAGTCGCCACCACGTCAATATACACCTGTGCAAGGCCAAGGCCACCGGCAATTACATGAACTCCATGCTGGCACACGGCGAAGCCCACCGCGGCGGGTACGACGAGGCGTTGCTCTTGGACCGTGAAGGTTACGTGGCCGAGGGTTCGGGCGAAAACGTCTTCATGGTGCGGGACGGCGTGCTCTACACCCCCACCCTCACCAGTGCTCTGGAGGGCATAACCCGCGATACCATCCTGCGCTTTGCCCGCGACGCGGGCCTGCCCATCGTCGAAAAACAGCTCACGCGCGACGAGTTCTATATCGCCGACGAGGCCTTTTTCACCGGCACCGCCGCCGAGGTCACCCCCATTCGCGAGATCGACGATCGCATCATCGGTAACGGCCGTCGCGGCGAGATCACGGCCCTCCTGCAGAGCCGCTACTTCGACACCGTTTCGGGTAAGCGCGACGATCATCCCGAGTGGCTGCACCACGTGGGCTGA
- a CDS encoding zinc-finger domain-containing protein gives MDQNLRCCAEKLVEVEPRDLPLYCPRPPSWDGHPRVFLKIAETGEARCPYCGTLYVLKGGVIPNSGH, from the coding sequence ATGGACCAGAACCTACGCTGCTGCGCCGAAAAACTGGTGGAGGTAGAACCCAGGGATCTCCCCCTGTATTGTCCGCGGCCACCGAGTTGGGACGGTCATCCTCGCGTTTTCCTTAAGATAGCCGAGACAGGCGAGGCACGCTGTCCCTATTGTGGCACGCTCTACGTCCTCAAGGGTGGAGTCATACCCAACAGCGGTCACTGA
- the glnE gene encoding bifunctional [glutamate--ammonia ligase]-adenylyl-L-tyrosine phosphorylase/[glutamate--ammonia-ligase] adenylyltransferase produces the protein MTTAHPPLPEPCRVAAGALVTDGPLVLAAMQSAWDALDDTERATLTARLSTEFCAHWAQVACASPYWRRLMQRHPQWLLDLDAEPVALEAGAEAGDEDRFLRALRRDRQHAMARIIWQDLWGPERLDATLTALTRLAEACLASALDFGQKLLAQRHGLPRNEAGAIVPFAVLAMGKLGGCELNLSSDIDLLFVYGEGGQSDGPLPLDLGEYFQRLARWLIRALDTNTDEGFVFRVDTRLRPFGDVGPLCVSAAALEQYYQAHGRDWERFAWIKARPVAGDLSFGKQILADNLHFAYRRYLDFTALTGMREVKALMDLEQGPNSRNLKKGRGGIREIEFICQALQLIHGGRLPALRQHNTLAALAALRSAGLLTPADADFLESSYRLWRRVEHALQMVEDRQTQQLPDNDAAWQRLACALACGDPARLREAIRTRREQVHALFRDLLLEDPEPEDNPKKAELWQAAQAAAPDFDARTLLAPWQFVDSEAVWERLHRFAQSRNVAVRLSRRGRQRLDQLLPRYLDLCQGFSPPDVGLQRLLDLTEALLPHAHYLALLAENADFLATVTHLLHSPWLAQALVRHPILLDDLLSRQDRNPSLWRQELAAELAGATDTEERMDALRRFKNSETLLLAADFWTEGLDAASLGGHLSELAEVAIQQALQWAEADMLERHGSLPGGDGNSSTDPVPAFAVIAYGKLGGREMGLASDLDLVFLYDAADDGESNGRIPLSSSAWFARLGQRLIHILTLPTRAGILYEIDMRLRPSGQSGPLVSSWTAFARYQRESAWTWEHQALCRARPIAGSPELCQRFAQLRREILCRSRQTDALARDIVAMRQRIHATKKIPAGRFDLKLSPGGLTDIEFLVQFAMLSSCPTAPQLSEQHNTGVLIAALRDAGIWTAAQAKILEEALGLFRYSENRRWLALASRSVADTDPESGALHEAAEGVLRAWREILGLRAAQES, from the coding sequence ATGACCACTGCTCACCCTCCTCTGCCAGAGCCCTGCCGTGTTGCCGCAGGGGCGCTCGTCACCGACGGGCCCCTGGTACTGGCGGCAATGCAGTCGGCCTGGGATGCGCTGGACGATACGGAGCGCGCGACCCTGACAGCGCGCCTCAGTACCGAGTTCTGCGCCCATTGGGCCCAGGTAGCCTGCGCCAGTCCCTACTGGCGTCGCCTTATGCAGCGCCATCCGCAGTGGCTACTCGACCTCGACGCGGAACCCGTAGCCCTCGAGGCCGGTGCTGAGGCAGGCGACGAGGACAGATTCTTACGAGCACTGCGCCGCGACCGGCAGCACGCCATGGCACGCATCATCTGGCAGGATCTGTGGGGGCCAGAGCGTCTGGACGCGACCCTGACCGCCCTCACGCGGCTCGCCGAGGCTTGTCTGGCCAGCGCCCTGGATTTTGGCCAGAAACTCCTCGCCCAACGCCATGGCCTGCCGCGCAATGAGGCCGGCGCCATCGTTCCCTTTGCCGTCCTCGCCATGGGCAAGCTGGGTGGCTGCGAGCTCAACCTCTCTTCGGACATCGATCTACTCTTCGTCTACGGCGAGGGCGGGCAAAGCGACGGCCCTCTGCCCCTGGACCTCGGCGAGTATTTTCAGCGCCTGGCGCGCTGGCTCATCCGCGCTCTGGACACGAACACCGACGAGGGCTTTGTCTTTCGGGTCGATACGCGCCTGCGACCCTTCGGCGACGTCGGCCCCCTTTGTGTCAGTGCAGCCGCGCTGGAACAGTACTACCAAGCCCACGGTCGCGACTGGGAGCGCTTTGCCTGGATCAAGGCCCGACCCGTCGCCGGCGATCTGTCCTTCGGCAAACAAATCCTCGCCGATAACCTCCACTTTGCCTATCGCCGCTATCTGGACTTCACGGCCCTGACCGGCATGCGCGAAGTCAAGGCACTGATGGATCTGGAACAAGGGCCCAACAGTCGCAATCTCAAAAAAGGCCGCGGCGGGATTCGCGAAATCGAGTTCATCTGCCAGGCGCTCCAGCTCATTCACGGCGGTCGCCTGCCTGCCCTGCGTCAGCACAACACCCTGGCCGCCCTGGCGGCACTGCGCAGCGCAGGCCTCTTGACACCGGCCGATGCCGATTTCCTGGAGTCCAGCTATCGCCTGTGGCGCCGTGTGGAACACGCCCTACAGATGGTGGAGGACCGGCAAACCCAACAGCTGCCGGACAACGATGCCGCCTGGCAGCGCCTTGCCTGCGCCCTGGCATGTGGCGATCCGGCAAGGCTTCGGGAAGCGATTCGTACGAGGCGGGAGCAGGTCCACGCCCTTTTTCGCGATCTGCTGCTGGAGGACCCGGAACCTGAGGACAACCCAAAGAAAGCAGAACTCTGGCAGGCGGCGCAGGCAGCCGCCCCGGACTTCGACGCCCGTACTCTGCTGGCGCCCTGGCAGTTTGTGGATTCCGAAGCCGTCTGGGAACGCTTGCACCGCTTTGCGCAGTCGCGCAACGTCGCCGTGCGCTTGTCCCGGCGTGGACGCCAGCGGCTAGACCAGCTCCTGCCCCGCTATCTCGATCTCTGCCAAGGCTTCAGTCCCCCCGATGTGGGCTTGCAGCGCCTGCTCGATCTCACCGAGGCCCTGCTGCCCCACGCCCACTACCTGGCGCTGCTGGCCGAAAATGCCGATTTTCTGGCAACCGTAACCCATCTCTTGCACAGCCCCTGGCTTGCCCAGGCCCTGGTGCGCCATCCCATCCTGCTGGACGATCTGCTCAGTCGACAGGACCGCAACCCCAGTCTGTGGCGCCAGGAGCTTGCCGCAGAGCTCGCCGGTGCGACGGACACCGAAGAACGCATGGACGCCCTGCGTCGCTTCAAGAATAGTGAAACCCTGCTGCTCGCCGCCGACTTCTGGACGGAAGGGCTGGATGCCGCAAGCCTTGGCGGGCACCTCAGTGAACTGGCCGAAGTGGCCATCCAGCAGGCGTTGCAATGGGCCGAGGCCGACATGCTGGAGCGACACGGATCGCTACCTGGTGGCGATGGCAACTCCAGCACCGATCCGGTTCCCGCCTTTGCCGTCATCGCCTACGGCAAGCTGGGCGGGCGCGAGATGGGGCTTGCCTCGGACCTCGACCTCGTCTTTCTCTACGATGCCGCGGACGATGGCGAGAGCAACGGTCGCATCCCCCTCTCCAGCAGCGCATGGTTCGCGCGCCTGGGGCAACGTCTGATCCACATCCTGACCCTCCCCACCCGCGCTGGGATTCTCTACGAGATCGACATGCGCCTGCGTCCCTCGGGGCAGTCGGGCCCCCTGGTCAGCTCCTGGACCGCCTTTGCTCGCTATCAGCGGGAGTCGGCCTGGACCTGGGAGCACCAGGCCTTGTGCCGGGCCCGGCCCATCGCGGGCAGCCCGGAGCTTTGTCAGCGCTTTGCCCAGCTGCGCCGCGAGATCCTCTGCCGGTCGCGCCAAACGGACGCCCTCGCCCGGGATATCGTCGCGATGCGCCAGCGCATCCACGCCACGAAAAAGATCCCGGCCGGCCGGTTTGACCTCAAGCTCAGTCCCGGCGGACTCACCGATATCGAATTTCTCGTCCAGTTTGCTATGCTGTCGTCTTGCCCCACGGCGCCGCAGCTCAGTGAGCAACACAACACCGGGGTCCTCATCGCCGCATTGCGGGACGCGGGTATCTGGACGGCGGCCCAGGCAAAAATCCTGGAAGAGGCTCTGGGTCTTTTCCGTTACAGCGAGAATCGCCGCTGGCTCGCCTTGGCTAGCCGCAGCGTGGCCGATACCGATCCTGAGTCGGGCGCGTTGCACGAAGCTGCCGAGGGTGTGCTCCGAGCGTGGCGCGAAATACTTGGCCTGCGGGCCGCACAGGAGAGTTAA
- the dsbD gene encoding protein-disulfide reductase DsbD, with the protein MSVMASRADGERAFWHNGLGMLLLLILLLIPLFASAAFLPPDQAFRFAAKADGPGRLELTWTVAPGYHLYRDRIRVSIAPDTLHLQKIDLPPGKELDDPAFGKVRVLEGKNTVVAHYTSDGPLPSVIAVSSTFQGCANAGVCYPEQHETIDVDLGAATAAPTASATAASASSAVPSTRVAPTAQSNARALAGDLQDRFWLTLGLFFLSGLGLAFTPCVFPMIPILSALIVGQKDHPGRARAFFLSLAYVLGMALTYTLAGVLAALTGAYFQAFFQSPWVLAAFAAIFVLLALSMFGFYELQMPSSIQSRLSTVGRGGHFVGSFVMGVLSALIVGPCVAAPLAGGLLFISQTGNVLLGALSLLVLSLGMGLPLLVIGTSAGHLLPRAGPWMDATKAVFGVLMLGVAIWLLARILPGDISLLLWATLAVVCAVYLHALEPIPSAAPGWHYLRKGIAVLLLAYGLLAGYGALTGHGDPLEPLGRPATAVPASTSAVQTAGTAELHFTVVKSPRELESALAAAHGKPVLIDYWAQWCIECARMDKVTFANAKVRRALAGDALIRVDVTADTAASKALLQRFHLVGPPAFIRLDASGQVEKVQEGYLGPEAFLRWLDA; encoded by the coding sequence ATGAGCGTAATGGCATCTCGGGCGGATGGAGAGCGTGCCTTTTGGCACAACGGGCTTGGGATGCTGCTCCTTCTGATTCTGCTGCTGATCCCGCTCTTTGCCAGTGCCGCTTTCCTGCCTCCGGATCAGGCTTTTCGCTTTGCGGCCAAGGCCGACGGACCCGGGCGCCTGGAACTGACCTGGACCGTGGCGCCGGGGTATCACCTCTACCGCGATCGCATCCGCGTGTCCATCGCGCCGGATACGCTGCACCTGCAAAAGATCGATCTGCCCCCGGGTAAGGAGCTGGATGACCCTGCCTTTGGTAAGGTACGTGTGCTGGAGGGTAAGAATACCGTCGTCGCCCACTACACCAGCGATGGCCCTCTGCCCTCGGTGATCGCGGTGAGCAGCACCTTCCAGGGCTGCGCCAATGCCGGCGTCTGTTATCCCGAGCAACACGAGACCATCGACGTCGACCTGGGTGCGGCAACAGCGGCGCCGACGGCCAGCGCTACCGCAGCCTCGGCAAGCTCCGCAGTCCCCTCCACGCGCGTCGCCCCCACGGCGCAAAGCAATGCTAGGGCGCTGGCCGGTGATCTGCAGGATCGTTTCTGGCTGACGCTGGGGCTCTTCTTTCTGTCGGGCCTGGGACTTGCCTTTACCCCCTGCGTTTTTCCCATGATCCCCATCCTCTCGGCCCTCATCGTCGGTCAGAAGGATCACCCCGGTCGCGCGCGGGCTTTTTTCCTGTCCCTTGCCTACGTGCTGGGCATGGCCCTGACCTACACGCTGGCGGGCGTCCTTGCGGCGTTGACGGGTGCCTACTTTCAGGCCTTTTTTCAGAGTCCTTGGGTTCTGGCTGCCTTTGCCGCGATCTTTGTGCTTCTGGCCCTATCCATGTTCGGCTTTTACGAATTGCAGATGCCCAGCAGCATTCAGAGTCGTCTATCGACGGTGGGAAGGGGCGGGCACTTCGTGGGTAGTTTCGTCATGGGGGTTCTCTCGGCCCTCATCGTCGGGCCCTGTGTCGCCGCGCCCTTGGCAGGTGGGCTGTTGTTCATCTCTCAAACGGGCAATGTGCTTCTGGGAGCCCTGTCGCTTTTGGTGCTGAGCCTCGGCATGGGGCTGCCGCTGCTGGTCATCGGTACCTCGGCGGGACACCTGCTGCCTCGGGCCGGTCCCTGGATGGATGCCACCAAGGCCGTTTTTGGTGTGCTCATGCTCGGCGTGGCCATCTGGCTGCTGGCGCGCATACTGCCCGGTGACATCAGCCTGCTGCTCTGGGCCACTCTGGCCGTGGTCTGTGCCGTGTATCTCCACGCGCTGGAGCCCATACCGTCCGCCGCCCCTGGCTGGCACTATCTGCGCAAAGGTATCGCCGTGCTCCTTCTGGCCTATGGCCTGTTGGCTGGATACGGTGCCCTCACCGGCCACGGCGATCCCTTGGAGCCCTTGGGAAGGCCTGCCACCGCTGTGCCAGCGTCGACCTCCGCGGTCCAGACCGCGGGCACCGCCGAGCTGCACTTTACCGTCGTCAAAAGCCCGAGGGAGCTGGAAAGCGCCTTGGCCGCTGCCCATGGCAAGCCGGTACTCATAGACTACTGGGCACAGTGGTGCATCGAGTGCGCGCGCATGGACAAGGTGACCTTCGCCAATGCCAAGGTGCGCCGGGCGCTGGCGGGCGATGCCTTGATTCGGGTGGACGTTACCGCCGACACCGCCGCGAGCAAGGCGCTCTTGCAGCGCTTCCATCTGGTCGGTCCGCCTGCCTTCATCCGCCTGGATGCCAGCGGGCAGGTGGAGAAGGTGCAGGAGGGCTACCTCGGTCCCGAGGCCTTCCTGCGCTGGCTGGATGCCTGA
- the cutA gene encoding divalent-cation tolerance protein CutA has translation MAESILLVLCSIPDSDTLAREIAGALLEQKLAACVHCLPAGLSIYVWKGEREEQRERILLIKTEAERYAVLEQTLLALHPYAVPEILAFRADAALGAYARWLGDALH, from the coding sequence ATGGCTGAATCGATACTTCTGGTGCTGTGCAGCATTCCGGATTCCGATACCCTGGCGCGGGAGATCGCCGGAGCGCTCTTGGAGCAGAAGCTTGCCGCTTGTGTGCACTGCCTTCCCGCCGGGCTTTCGATCTACGTCTGGAAAGGGGAGCGTGAGGAGCAGCGCGAACGGATTCTGCTCATAAAAACCGAGGCCGAGCGTTATGCCGTGTTGGAACAGACCCTGCTGGCCCTGCACCCCTATGCGGTGCCGGAGATCCTCGCTTTCCGTGCGGACGCGGCACTAGGTGCCTATGCCCGCTGGCTGGGGGATGCCTTGCACTGA